A single window of Arvicola amphibius chromosome 15, mArvAmp1.2, whole genome shotgun sequence DNA harbors:
- the Adgrg1 gene encoding adhesion G-protein coupled receptor G1: MAVQLLRQMVYLLLSLFFLAQGAHGGSPREDFRFCGQRNQTQQSWLRYSQIPELHISVRNTDEALTIHAPFSAAHELPRSFPEPRGLYHFCLYWSRHTGRLHLRYGKTDYLLSSAASSLLCFRKQEQSLEQGTPLLATSVSSWRSPQNSSLPGASSFRFSFHNAPQVSHNASVDMCDLKKELQLLSSFLQHPQKASRRPSSALISQRLQSLESKLTSVNFLGDTLSFEEDLVNATVWKLPPTAGLEDLKIHSQQEEGQSEVQGYSVLLPRALFQQTRGRRRDAAKRLLVVDFSSQALFQDKNSSQVLGEKVLGIVVQNTKVSNLSEPVVLTFQHQPQPKNVTLQCVFWVEDPTSSNPGSWSSAGCETVCRDTQTSCLCSHLTYFAVLMVSSMEVEAIHKHYLTLLSYVGCVISALACVFTIAAYLCSRRKSRDYTIKVHMNLLLAVFLLDVSFLLSEPVALAGSEAACRTSAIFLHFSLLACLSWMGLEGYNLYRLVVEVFGTYVPGYLLKLSIVGWGFPVFLVTLVALVDVNNYGPIILAVRRTPDRVIYPSMCWIRDSLVSYVTNLGLFSLVFLFNLAMLVTMVVQILRLRPHNQKWPHVLTLLGLSLVLGLPWALVFFSFASGTFQLVILYLFSIITSFQGFLIFLWYWSMRFQARGGPSPLKNNSDSVKLPISSGSTSSSRI; encoded by the exons ATGGCGGTCCAGCTGCTGCGGCAGATGGTGTATCTCCTATTGAGTCTGTTCTTCCTGGCTCAAG gtgCCCACGGTGGCAGTCCCCGAGAAGACTTCCGCTTCTGTGGACAGCGGAACCAGACACAACAGAGCTGGCTCCGTTACAGCCAAATTCCGGAGCTGCACATCTCTGTGCGGAACACAGACGAGGCCCTCACGATCCACGCCCCCTTCTCTGCAGCCCATGAGCTCCCTCGCTCATTCCCAGAGCCCAGAGGGCTCTACCACTTCTGCCTCTACTGGAGCCGCCACACAGGGAGGCTCCACCTGCGCTACGGCAAGACCGATTACTTGCTGAGTAGTGCCGCCTCCAGCCTTCTCTGCTTCCGGAAACAGGAGCAGAGCTTGGAGCAGGGGACCCCGTTGCTTGCCACCTCTGTCAGCTCCTGGCGGAGCCCCCAGAACTCCAGCCTGCCAGGGGCTTCCAGCTTCCGCTTCTCTTTCCACA ATGCCCCGCAGGTCTCCCACAATGCATCTGTGGACATGTGTGATCTGAAGAAGGAACTACAGCTGCTCAGCAGTTTCCTGCAGCATCCTCAGAAGGCCTCCAGGCGGCCCTCGTCAGCGCTCATCAGCCA GCGGTTACAGAGTCTGGAGTCAAAGCTAACCTCTGTGAACTTCCTGGGAGATACTCTATCCTTTGAGGAGGACCTGGTCAATGCCACAGTGTGGAAGCTGCCACCCACAGCCGGGCTAGAGGATCTGAAAATCCACTCCCAGCAGGAG GAGGGGCAGAGTGAGGTCCAGGGGTACTCGGTGCTGCTGCCGCGGGCCCTCTTCCAGCAGACCAGAGGCCGTCGCAGGGATGCTGCCAAAAGGCTCCTGGTAGTGGATTTCAGCAGCCAAGCCTTGTTCCAG GACAAGAATTCCAGCCAAGTCTTGGGTGAGAAGGTCTTGGGTATTGTTGTACAGAACACCAAAGTTAGCAACCTCTCGGAGCCGGTGGTACTCACCTTCCAGCACCAGCCCCAGCCG AAGAATGTGACTCTGCAGTGTGTGTTCTGGGTTGAAGACCCGACAT CAAGCAACCCTGGGAGCTGGAGCAGTGCGGGCTGTGAGACCGTCTGCAGAGACACGCAGACATCCTGCCTGTGCAGCCATCTGACCTACTTTGCGGTTTTGATG GTGTCATCCATGGAGGTAGAAGCCATTCACAAGCACTACCTCACGCTCCTGTCCTACGTGGGCTGTGTCATCTCTGCTCTGGCGTGTGTCTTCACCATTGCCGCCTACCTCTGCTCCAG GAGGAAGTCACGTGACTACACCATCAAAGTGCACATGAACCTGCTGCTGGCTGTCTTCCTGCTGGATGTGAGCTTCCTGCTCAGTGAGCCTGTGGCACTGGCGGGCTCCGAGGCTGCCTGTCGCACTAGCGCCATCTTCCTGCACTTCTCCCTGCTTGCCTGCCTCTCCTGGATGGGCCTTGAGGGCTACAACCTCTACCGACTGGTGGTAGAGGTCTTTGGTACCTACGTTCCTGGCTACCTGCTCAAGCTGAGCATCGTGGGCTGGG gttttcctgtcttcctggTCACTCTGGTGGCGCTGGTGGATGTGAATAACTATGGCCCCATCATCCTGGCTGTGCGCCGGACTCCAGACCGTGTCATCTACCCCTCTAT GTGCTGGATTCGGGACTCTCTGGTTAGCTATGTCACCAACCTGGGCCTCTTCAGCCTGGTATTCCTTTTCAACCTGGCCATGCTGGTCACCATGGTGGTGCAGATCCTGCGGCTTCGCCCACACAACCAGAAGTGGCCCCACGTGCTGACTCTGCTGGGCCTCAGCCTGGTCCTTGGTCTTCCCTGGGCCTTggtcttcttttcctttgcttccgGTACCTTCCAGCTTGTCATCCTCTACCTCTTCAGCATCATAACTTCCTTCCAAG GCTTCCTCATCTTCCTGTGGTACTGGTCCATGCGGTTCCAGGCCCGAGGTGGTCCCTCCCCTCTGAAGAACAACTCGGACAGCGTCAAACTCCCCATCAGCTCCGGCAGCACCTCTTCCAGCCGCATCTAG